The region TGTTGGGTTGCTAAAAAAGTCGTCTACTAAATTTGGCATTAGCGCTAAAGCATCAGGAAACTCTTTTTGAAAAAACTCAGTAACAATTTCTGGAGTCGTTAAATTATTAAAATTGTATTCGCCTTCGTCATAGCTTAAAAAAAGAGTCACTGTAAAACTGCCATCTAAATTTGGTAATGCAATGACCATAAAATCACCTCTTGGCCAAATATGTAAAGCGTTTTTATAGGTTTTGTAATCGCCAGTTTCTGTTGGAAGGATACTTAATTCTTTATAACCATGAGTTAAATAGTTTTGAGAAAAACTAAATAAGAACTTTTTACCTAAATAATAGCTTTTTCGCAAGGCAGAACCTGCTCCATCTGTAGCGATGATACAATCTGCATCTTCTATAAATTCGTCTTTAGAATCATAATCTTGAAAAAGTGCTGTTGTATTTTCAAAATCTACAAACTTACATTTTTTATTAAAATGTATGGTCACATTGTTATGTTTTTCTGCTTCGTCTAGTAATAACGAGTTAAGTCCTTCGCGAGATATTGAGTTAATATACTCATGATCACGACCACTATAATTTGAAAGAAATGTATTACCCTCTTTATCATGAATCATACGTCCATTCATTGGTATGCACAAATCTTTTACTTTGTCTTCGATGCCTACCAATTTCATGGCTTTATTACCTCTGTCTGAGAACGCTAAATTGATAGATCGACCTGCTGAGATATCTGTTTTTCGTAGGTCTGGACGCATTTCGTATACGGTTACATTATAACCTCTTTGACCTAGTCTTAAGGCTAGTAAACTTCCGCAGAGTCCTGCACCAATGATTAGTATGTTTTGTTGTTTGCTCATTATTTATAAAATGTCTTTTAACCGTTCTACCATATTATAAACATCTTCAAAAGAGTTGTATAATGGTACAGGAGCACATCTAATCACGTCTGGCTCTCTCCAATCGCTAATCACTCCAGCTTCTGTTAATTTATCATGTAAATTCCGATCAGCATTTTTTACTTGAATAGAGAGCTGGCAACCTCTTTCGGTTGGATTTTTAGGTGTTATGATTTTTATGTCTGAGTTATTAAGTTGATTAATTAAAAACTCAAAATAACCTGTTAACTCTTTTGATTTTTTTAATAGTTTATCGAAACCTGCTTCTTTAAAGATATCTAGTGATGCTCTTATGGCAGCCATAGATAATATTGGTGGATTGGAGAGTTGCCAACCTTCGGCTCCTGGAAGTTGGTCAAACTCGTCACGCATATTAAAGCGTGTTTGCTTATTGTGGCTCCACCAACCTGTAAACCTGTTAAGGTCTTTTCGGTTTGCATGACGCTCGTGCACAAATGCACCAGATAAACTTCCTGGACCAGAATTTAAATATTTGTAACTACACCAAACTGCAAAGTCTGCACCTGAATCGTGTAAATTTAATGCAACGTTTCCTGCTCCATGTGCACAATCAAAACCAACGACACATCCATGTTTGTGACCTAATTCTGTAATGCGTTTAAGATCAAAAAATTGACCTGTATAATAATTAACTCCACCAATCATGATTAGTGCAATCTCGTCACCTTGTTCTTTTAAAATGTTCTCTAAATCTTGGTAATTTGCTAGTTCTTCACCTTCTCTAGCTTTCCAGAGTATTAAACCTTCTTTATCATCATATCCATGATGACGTAATTGAGATTCTACTGCATATTTATCACTAGGAAAAGCATCTGCTTCTATTAGAATCTTATAACGGTTAGCAGTAGGCTGATAAAAGCTAACCATCATAAAATGAAGGTTGGCAGTTAAGGAATTCATAACCACAACTTCAGAAGGTTTAGCGCCAATGATGTTAGCCATAGTAGCTGTTAAAAACTCGTGATAATGCAACCATGGGTTTTTACCTTTGGTGTGACCTTCTACACCTAAATTAGCCCAATCTATAAGTTCTTGGTTAATATAGTCTTTGGTTATTATAGGTTGCAATCCTAATGAGTTTCCGCAAAGGTAGATTATATCATTGCCATCATGGTCTTTA is a window of Olleya sp. YS DNA encoding:
- a CDS encoding NAD(P)/FAD-dependent oxidoreductase, with translation MSKQQNILIIGAGLCGSLLALRLGQRGYNVTVYEMRPDLRKTDISAGRSINLAFSDRGNKAMKLVGIEDKVKDLCIPMNGRMIHDKEGNTFLSNYSGRDHEYINSISREGLNSLLLDEAEKHNNVTIHFNKKCKFVDFENTTALFQDYDSKDEFIEDADCIIATDGAGSALRKSYYLGKKFLFSFSQNYLTHGYKELSILPTETGDYKTYKNALHIWPRGDFMVIALPNLDGSFTVTLFLSYDEGEYNFNNLTTPEIVTEFFQKEFPDALALMPNLVDDFFSNPTAPLGTVKCSPWHYKGNTLLMGDSAHAIVPFYGQGMNASFEDVVEFDAVLDKFEGNWETVFSEYEKTRKKDTDAIADLAVDNFHEMKDHVGQAIFQEKRKIEQALEKEFPNEYSSKYSLVTFNEHIGYREAMLRGRAQDKAILNMLSDGIIKPSDNLKDVLSKVKIETEAILEDDRIAGLK
- the kynU gene encoding kynureninase, which codes for MTNYKLGLDFAKQLDKNDTLASFRDQFHIPKDHDGNDIIYLCGNSLGLQPIITKDYINQELIDWANLGVEGHTKGKNPWLHYHEFLTATMANIIGAKPSEVVVMNSLTANLHFMMVSFYQPTANRYKILIEADAFPSDKYAVESQLRHHGYDDKEGLILWKAREGEELANYQDLENILKEQGDEIALIMIGGVNYYTGQFFDLKRITELGHKHGCVVGFDCAHGAGNVALNLHDSGADFAVWCSYKYLNSGPGSLSGAFVHERHANRKDLNRFTGWWSHNKQTRFNMRDEFDQLPGAEGWQLSNPPILSMAAIRASLDIFKEAGFDKLLKKSKELTGYFEFLINQLNNSDIKIITPKNPTERGCQLSIQVKNADRNLHDKLTEAGVISDWREPDVIRCAPVPLYNSFEDVYNMVERLKDIL